The segment CCTGGTGGTGGAGTCCACCGGTATCTTCACCGACGGGGAACAGGCCTCGGCCCACCTGTCGGCCGGGGCGAAGAAGGTGCTGATCTCCGCGCCGGCGACCAACGTGGACGCGACCATCGTCATGGGCGTGAACGACGGCATCCTGAACGACGGGCACCGCGTGGTCTCCAACGCCTCCTGCACCACCAACTGCCTCGCTCCCATGGTGTCCGTGCTGCACGAGCACTTCGGCGTCGTCCGCGGTTCCATGACCACGGTACACGCCTACACCAGTGACCAGCAGATCATCGACTTCGCCCATAGTGACCCCCGGCGCGCCCGATCGGCGGCCCTGTCCATGATCCCCACGAGCACCGGCGCGGCCAAAGCCATCGGCGAGGTGATCCCGGAGCTCAACGGACGGCTGAACGGCATGGCCGTCCGCGTCCCCGTCCCTGACGGCTCCCTCACGGATTTCGTAGCCCAGGTCGACCGCGTGCCCACGGCAGCCGAAGTCAACGCCGCCTACGCGGCCGCCGCGGAGGGCCCCCTCGAAGGCATCCTCGAGTACTGCGAAGACCCCATCGTCTCCGTCGACATCGTGCACAACCCCGCCTCGTGCATCTTCGACGCTGAGCTGACCATGATCATCGACGACAACCTCGTCAAGATCTGCGGCTGGTACGACAACGAATGGGGCTACTCCAACCGCTGCGTAGACCTGCTGGAGCGGCTGGCGAGGGTGTGACGATGTAAGGTGCGACCCGGAAACATCCTGCCTTGGTCTACACCGGCCATCCACATC is part of the Gemmatimonadota bacterium genome and harbors:
- the gap gene encoding type I glyceraldehyde-3-phosphate dehydrogenase, translating into MGIRVGINGFGRIGRMVFRAMTERTGFDVVAINDLTDNATLAHLLKFDSVHGRYDHPVEAVNGGLAVNGSKIEIVSERDPANLPWGDRGVDLVVESTGIFTDGEQASAHLSAGAKKVLISAPATNVDATIVMGVNDGILNDGHRVVSNASCTTNCLAPMVSVLHEHFGVVRGSMTTVHAYTSDQQIIDFAHSDPRRARSAALSMIPTSTGAAKAIGEVIPELNGRLNGMAVRVPVPDGSLTDFVAQVDRVPTAAEVNAAYAAAAEGPLEGILEYCEDPIVSVDIVHNPASCIFDAELTMIIDDNLVKICGWYDNEWGYSNRCVDLLERLARV